Proteins encoded together in one Impatiens glandulifera chromosome 1, dImpGla2.1, whole genome shotgun sequence window:
- the LOC124922444 gene encoding methyl-CpG-binding domain-containing protein 5-like — MSDPTLPSNSPNQPMSDSPASDGGDPIQEDPLLKSGSFIEPTFKDDHPARNGDVQSPNPLHEAEPSSAQSKRPFKPVSAPERPDWLPEGWGFDFRIRNSGVSAGTYDRYYIDPVSNRRFRSKKEVEHYLETGMLKRPTLDTAGNVSLKQI, encoded by the exons ATGTCGGATCCAACCCTTCCTTCGAACTCTCCGAACCAGCCTATGTCCGACAGTCCAGCTTCCGACGGCGGCGACCCTATTCAGGAGGACCCTCTTCTAAAATCTGGCAGTTTCATTGAACCAACTTTCAAAGATGACCACCCAGCGCGAAACGGCGATGTGCAAAGCCCTAATCCCCTGCATGAAGCTGAACCATCCTCCGCACAATCGAAGCGCCCTTTCAAACCTGTCTCTGCGCCGGAGAGGCCGGATTGGCTGCCGGAAGGTTGGGGATTTGATTTCAGGATCCGAAACTCCGGTGTCTCTGCAGGGACGTATGATAGG TACTACATCGATCCTGTTTCAAATCGACGATTTAGGTCAAAAAAGGAAGTGGAGCATTACCTTGAGACAGGAATGCTCAAACGACCAACTTTAGACACAGCAGGAAATGTAAGcctaaaacaaatataa